Proteins co-encoded in one Methylomonas albis genomic window:
- a CDS encoding bifunctional metallophosphatase/5'-nucleotidase, translating to MTLNKLAAGIALGLGAFGLAHAVTTLPTVTIKIVAFNDFHGQLESPGTFRQTPSSAASTNIPVGGVDWMAGYVSDLKNQNPSTVVVSAGDIIGATPLVSALFHDEPTIETMNRLGLEFNAVGNHEFDEGKAELKRMQNGGCHPTDPNSCQGAAVGTPVPFEGADFKFLAANVVETATGKTLFPQYAVKVVGGVRVGFIGMTLKETPTIVTPTGVAGLEFKDEAATVNALIPKLRARGVEAVVVLIHQGGTIPITQSASTINSCDGGLDGSPIKTIVNQLDDEVDLVISGHTHQAYNCQIANKAGRLISVTSANSQGRVLTDIDVAINTANGEVSSVNAENIVVDRRNTGITPNAAIKTIVDNYKALSTPIANRVIGSVSAAITTTANAAGESALGDVIADAQLLATQNVGFGEAVAAFMNPGGIRANLTYPSSAAGEGDGKVTYAEAFTVQPFGNTVVTLTLTGAQIHTLLEQQFTGCTVGYPASAPVTGQPFNRILQVSNSFSYAWQEKGTACDNVDPASIKINGIVVDPAASYRITVNNFMADGGDQYYVLTQGSNRLGGALDLDALENYFSVNGTVAPGPQNRILPAP from the coding sequence ATGACATTAAATAAACTTGCCGCAGGCATTGCGCTGGGTTTAGGCGCGTTTGGCCTTGCTCATGCAGTGACCACCCTCCCTACCGTCACCATCAAAATCGTCGCTTTCAACGATTTCCACGGACAATTAGAATCGCCGGGCACATTCCGGCAAACACCCAGCAGCGCGGCATCTACCAATATTCCGGTCGGTGGTGTGGACTGGATGGCCGGTTATGTTAGCGATTTGAAAAACCAAAATCCCAGCACCGTGGTGGTATCGGCCGGCGACATCATCGGCGCCACGCCGCTGGTGTCCGCGCTGTTTCACGATGAACCGACTATCGAAACCATGAACCGCCTGGGTCTGGAGTTTAACGCGGTCGGCAATCACGAATTCGACGAAGGCAAGGCCGAACTCAAACGCATGCAAAACGGCGGCTGCCATCCCACCGATCCGAACTCCTGCCAAGGCGCGGCGGTCGGTACGCCGGTGCCGTTCGAGGGCGCTGATTTTAAATTCCTGGCCGCCAATGTCGTAGAAACTGCAACCGGCAAAACCCTTTTTCCGCAATACGCGGTAAAAGTGGTGGGCGGAGTGCGGGTCGGCTTTATCGGCATGACCTTGAAAGAAACCCCCACCATCGTCACCCCCACCGGCGTGGCCGGCCTGGAGTTTAAAGACGAAGCGGCCACGGTGAACGCCTTGATACCCAAATTGCGAGCGCGCGGCGTCGAAGCGGTGGTGGTGTTGATTCATCAAGGCGGCACCATACCGATCACGCAAAGTGCATCGACCATCAACAGCTGCGACGGCGGTTTGGACGGCTCGCCGATCAAAACCATCGTCAACCAGTTGGACGACGAAGTGGATTTGGTAATTTCCGGCCACACCCATCAAGCTTATAACTGCCAAATCGCCAACAAAGCCGGCCGCTTGATTTCGGTGACCAGCGCCAATTCGCAAGGCCGGGTCTTGACCGACATCGACGTGGCCATCAACACCGCCAACGGCGAAGTCAGCAGCGTCAACGCGGAAAACATCGTCGTTGATCGCCGCAACACGGGCATCACACCTAACGCGGCGATTAAAACCATCGTCGACAATTACAAAGCCCTGTCCACCCCTATCGCTAACCGGGTGATAGGCAGCGTCAGCGCGGCGATCACCACTACGGCCAACGCGGCCGGCGAATCGGCGCTGGGCGACGTGATTGCCGACGCGCAATTGCTGGCTACCCAAAACGTCGGTTTCGGCGAAGCGGTGGCGGCTTTCATGAATCCCGGCGGCATCCGCGCCAACCTGACCTATCCGTCGAGCGCCGCCGGCGAAGGTGACGGCAAGGTTACTTACGCGGAAGCCTTTACCGTGCAACCTTTCGGCAATACCGTGGTAACGCTGACCTTAACCGGCGCGCAAATCCATACCTTGCTGGAGCAACAGTTCACCGGCTGCACTGTAGGTTATCCGGCAAGCGCACCCGTAACCGGCCAGCCTTTCAACCGTATCCTGCAAGTCTCAAACAGCTTCAGTTACGCATGGCAGGAAAAAGGCACGGCTTGCGATAACGTCGATCCCGCCAGTATCAAAATCAATGGCATCGTGGTCGACCCTGCCGCCAGCTATCGGATTACCGTCAACAATTTCATGGCGGACGGCGGCGATCAGTATTATGTGTTGACGCAAGGCAGCAATCGTCTGGGCGGCGCGCTGGATCTGGACGCGCTGGAAAACTACTTTAGCGTCAATGGTACTGTAGCCCCCGGCCCGCAAAATCGGATTTTGCCGGCACCTTAA
- a CDS encoding ArsR/SmtB family transcription factor has translation MENKTAVIALAALAQESRLAIYRALVQAGPEGLAAGKISEATGIAPSSLSFHLKELAYANMVSSRNESRFVIYTANFAAMNELLAFLTENCCNGNACLSLSACSGNDTDTKDSLPSTQTDTPS, from the coding sequence ATGGAAAATAAAACTGCTGTTATCGCGTTGGCTGCACTGGCGCAAGAATCCCGTTTGGCAATTTACCGCGCGCTGGTCCAAGCCGGCCCGGAAGGTTTGGCCGCCGGCAAAATCAGCGAAGCCACCGGCATTGCGCCTTCTTCTCTGTCGTTTCATTTGAAGGAACTGGCTTATGCGAACATGGTCAGCTCGCGCAACGAAAGCCGTTTCGTGATTTATACCGCCAACTTTGCGGCGATGAACGAGCTTTTGGCGTTCCTGACCGAGAACTGTTGCAACGGCAATGCCTGCTTGTCGCTTTCAGCCTGTTCCGGCAATGACACGGATACCAAAGATTCTCTACCCTCAACCCAGACCGACACTCCATCATGA
- a CDS encoding arsenate reductase ArsC yields the protein MNVLFLCTGNSCRSVLGEATFNHLAPAGWHGLSAGSKPTGKIHPRSLALLAREGISTEGYYSKSWNDLPVTPDIVLSVCGNAANETCPTYLGPVMRSHWGVEDPAHVEGTDEEIDAAFMVAYGILRHRIEQFFALPLEELKNDPQRLKAELDRIGTLLP from the coding sequence ATGAACGTATTATTTCTATGTACCGGCAATTCCTGCCGCTCCGTCCTTGGCGAGGCCACTTTCAATCATTTGGCGCCGGCCGGCTGGCATGGTCTGAGCGCCGGCAGCAAACCCACCGGCAAGATCCACCCGCGCTCGCTGGCCTTGCTGGCCAGAGAAGGCATATCCACCGAGGGCTATTACAGCAAGTCCTGGAACGACCTGCCGGTAACGCCGGACATCGTGCTCAGCGTCTGCGGCAATGCCGCCAACGAAACCTGCCCGACCTATTTGGGTCCGGTCATGCGCAGCCATTGGGGCGTCGAAGATCCCGCCCATGTTGAAGGTACAGACGAGGAAATCGACGCCGCCTTCATGGTCGCTTATGGCATTCTGCGCCATCGCATCGAGCAGTTTTTTGCTTTGCCGTTGGAAGAATTAAAAAATGATCCGCAGCGCCTGAAAGCCGAACTGGATCGCATCGGCACCTTGTTGCCTTAA
- the arsD gene encoding arsenite efflux transporter metallochaperone ArsD, which translates to MTSIQIFDPALCCSTGVCGVEVDQQLVGFAADVDWAKQNGADIERFNLAQTPLAFAENPVVKAFLERSGAEALPLILVDGEVALAGRYPNRAELARWAAIKVAEEQAASGCCSGSSCC; encoded by the coding sequence ATGACCAGCATTCAAATATTCGATCCCGCTTTGTGTTGCAGCACCGGGGTTTGCGGTGTGGAAGTCGATCAGCAGTTAGTGGGGTTTGCGGCCGATGTCGATTGGGCCAAGCAGAACGGTGCCGACATTGAGCGCTTTAATCTGGCCCAAACGCCCTTGGCGTTTGCCGAGAACCCGGTGGTAAAAGCCTTTCTGGAACGTTCCGGCGCCGAAGCCCTGCCCTTGATCCTGGTCGATGGTGAAGTCGCATTGGCTGGTCGTTATCCCAATCGAGCCGAATTGGCGCGTTGGGCAGCGATTAAGGTAGCGGAAGAGCAAGCCGCGTCGGGCTGTTGCAGCGGCAGCAGCTGTTGTTAA